From the genome of Mucispirillum schaedleri ASF457:
CTCTGCCAAAATCATAAACTATAAAATAAAAATTCAATGGTGTTATTTTTTCTATTATAGCATCATTAAGTATTTTTATACCATTTATATTATTATTAAAATTTCTAATATCTATATAATTAATATTAAAATATGGGATAGGAACAAATACATAATTATTGTTCTCTATTTGTTTTACTTCATCTTTGGATAATATTTTATTTGGAATTATTGATATTATCTCTCCAGTCTCTGATAGATGATGAAATTTCTCATAAAGCTTAATTGATGGTTTTAAAACTGTAATATTTGATAAAGATTTTAATTCCCTGTTATTTAATAACATATAGCCCCATTTTATTTTATTTGTATCTTCTACATTACTATATGCTTTAAATTTATGCTCTAAACTTAATCTATTAACTTTACTTGCTGCTATTTCTTCTATATTATATAATTCAATTCCAGATATTATATCTTGTGGTATATCTCCCCTATTTATCGTAAAAGTTCTTTCTGCTTTTTTATTTTTCCTGTCTGTCTTATTTATCAGCATAAAATCTAAACTTTTGCTGTTAGCTGCTTTTTTACTTGCAAAATCTGCCTTATTAAAAGAAAACAATACTTTCTGGTTACTGTTTGTTTCTTCTGGGTTATAATAAAAGGATGCTCTGCCATTGCTTATTTTGCTCTCAAATATTTCTCCTGTTTTATTTACATACATATAGTATGGTTTATCATTTATATTTATTCATTTAATGTTTCATCTAAACTTGTTAAGATTATATCTAATTTAAAGTCACTGATTAAAAATTTCATTTCATCTAACTAATTTAATAAAAGATTTATTTATTTGTCATTATTATCTTTGCACTAAAGGGGTTTCTTCTTGATATTTGTCCATCTATACACAATGCCTTATTTAACTTTGGATTATATGATATTTCATAATATTTAGTGCAATTATCAATGGTATCATAATAAAATTTTACTGAATAACTAACAGTATGTGAAAAAATATTGCTATATGAAATATAAGAAATAGCTTTATTTTGAAATAAATCAAAATTATAATAACAACCTGATTTATTTTGATTATCACAAAATACTAAATGAAATCTATTATCTTTAAAATTTGCATTACCTGTTATTGCTAAATTAGACATATTATCTGATAAACTTAATACTGTATGTTCTGAAAGCTGAGGAGCTTCATACAAAAAATTATCACTAACAAAGGATATAACTACTATCCACATCATCACTGCTGGCGGTACCGTTACTAGAAAAAATATAATTCTTTTGATAGTTTTTTTACGATACTTCATAAACTAACCAATATTAATATAATAGGATAAAAGAATAATATAAGTCATACATCAATATAAGAATAAGAAAAATAAATATAGGAAGATACACAACAATAAGCTTATATGGTAATATTATAAATTCCACAAAACTTTCATTTGGCTTTATAAAAAAACTCTTAGATATATAGTAAAAAAAATAAGATACAATTAAAAAAATATGTATACCAGCATTATCTAATAGTCTACTAAATATTTTTTTCAATTTTTGTTCTCCTTTATTGTTTCATTAATATATTGTCGGAAATCACATATGATAATATCTTATCTGCTTTAATAGTATTAGTTTGTTCATAAAAATTATACAAAGAAAAACCAAGTTTTATTGCTGACTTATCACTTTCTGAATCACCTTCGGGAATCATAAGTTTAAAAATATCTTTTATATTATAAATAAGTTGTATAATGTCTTTTGTATTATCAATAGTTTCTAATGTATCTTTCATATTATTACTTAACTGCTTTATATCGTCTCTATTAGAAATTCTCTGAGCAATGTCTGCTCCAACTAATAATGTATTTTCACTAAATCTACAATATTTACCTATTACACCAAAATGTATATTAGACCATACATCATATGGGATTTCTTTATCTCTATATACATGATGATAACGCCTTGATAAGCCCATACTTGGAAATAAGGCTGATAACTGCCACTTATGGTCCCAAAAACTATCTGTTTTTACTGCTTCATAAAACAAAAAATATGGTTGAGCTGTTCCATATAACGGTATCATATCATAAAATGGATTTGAGAACCTTATAATATCTTGAGCAACACTGCTTTTTAAATTATTTTCAATTTCCCCTGCCATATAATTTGCTACATCAACAGCATCAAAACCAAGTTGAATATATTTACCTTGTTCTAATACAGGATTATCTATAAATGGACATAAGATAACTGCACATTCCTGCTCGCTATTATTTAGCACATAATAATAAGTATTTTTATCTTCATTATATACAATACTTCCTTGATACCTATATTCTTTTAAATCGCATGCTTTTTTTACTTCACTATTAGATGCTGCTATAACACTCACATTACCTGTAACTTCTATTTTATCTGTGCTAAAGGATGCAAAATCTATTTCTAATGGATTATTTTTATATTTATCTATTATTTCTTTGCAGGCTTCTTTTAATGATAATTCCCATATTTCTCTATTATTATCATCTTCTTTCTTGTAATTTGATTTTAAATCTGTTCGTATAGTAATTTTTAACCATTTTAAACCTGCTATACCATATGAAAAATGATTAAAATTATTATCATAATTGTCGGCTTCTATTTTTATACCAAAAGTATATAGTTTTCTAATATTATCATCTTTTGGATTACCTTTCAAGCATAATTCTGGGTCTTTATTGTATAAATATTCTGCTTCATTTTCAACATTGATAACATACAATGACCTTCCATAATAGGATGTATATTTTTCTGATAATTGCAGCTTATTAAAGATCGGTTTCTTATCAGGAAAGATTATATAAAAATTATATCCTTTAAAACCTTTAAGAAATATTAATGATTTATTATATATTGCAGCTACTATTACTATCTCTTGATTTTGATGCAGCTGGTTTCTTTTTTCTTCATTAAATATACTGCTTGGTGTAAAATGAAAACAATCTCCTGTATTGATATATTCTATTTCTTTATAATTTACTATTTTATCTTTATCATACAGTATATTTAATTTATTGAGTGGTATGGTAAAATATCCCCATTGGATTTTATCTATATACTCTGAAGATGTATGAACATTAAAATGATGTTCACAGATAAAAAAATCATCTTTTGCAGATAACTCATCTATATTAACAAGTTCTATTTTATCTATAACATTATGAAACACATCCATTAAATTTATATTAAAAGTTCTTTCTGCTTTTTTATTTTTCCTGTCTGTCTTATTTATCAGCATAAAATCTAAACTTTTGCTGTTAGCTGCCTTTTTACTTGCAAAATCTGCCTTATTAAAAGAAAACAATACTTTCTGGTTACTGTTTGTTTCTTCTGGGTTATAATAAAAGGATGCACTGCCATTGCTTATTTTGCTTTCAAATATTTCTCCTGTTTTATTTACATACATATAATATGGTTTATCATTTATATCTTCTTCTTTTAATGCTTCATCTAATATGCTTAATCTAACATCTACTGTAAATTCTCCGCTTGATTTATCTGATGATACTTCATATTCTTTACCCTGCATATCTACCTGTATATTGCCTGTATAGATGTCTGTTATAAAGTTATAGAGTTTTACTTTACTTATTATTTTTTCTTCTGTTTCACAAGTTATATGAAATATATTTGCATTATTACTTAATCTGCCTGATAATTTATTATTTTCTTCTGCACTGAATAATAATATATTCTTTTCATAACGGCTTTCTTCATTAGAATTTTTTTCTGCCTTAAAGGTATCTTTTAAAAGTTCTGGATGATATTTACCATCTTTCACACTGTATAACATTATGTTTGTCTGTGATGATGACTTCTTATCTACTTTAAAAGAATATGTATAACCTGCCTTTACTGCTATTGTAAAGTGAACATTTGGGCATTTAGACTGTAATATAGATATATCATTAACTATATCTGATGTGCTGTTTAAAAACAGCAATACATTACACTTTGCCTGTAATGATGAATATTTTAGTGACATCACTTCTAAAAACTTTTCTTTATTTATACATTCTACTACATATATATTTTCTAATAAAAATAATTCTTCACTGCCCTTTTTAGCTTTTAATTCTTCTCCAAAACTCTCTTTTATAAACTGGGTAAATATTGAAAAAATAGTGCTATGTGATGCAAAATCTATTATATTATCCAAAAATTGACCTTTAAAGTATGATGCATCAGTAAAAAAATCTTTTATAAAATCTACTGTTTGGAGTGAATTTTTTATAACATCATATCTTGACTGCATATTAAATAATACTAACCCATCATCTACAGCTTTTGTATCTATTATTTTACATCGCTCATTAGTTTTTATATAACTAAGATATGTATTATCAACACTTGCCATAAAAAAATTTAAATAGGAAAAAACATCAAGTATTGTTGCTGGAATATCTGCTTTTTTTGTATCTACTGCCTGATTTTCTATTAAACCAAACAAGGTTGATTCATGCAGCCGTCTTTTATACTGCTTAGTAAACCTTAATACATTATATCTTAATGTAAACCATAGTAAAAAACGGCTTCTATTTGCATGCATAAAATCATTTACACATTTTCTTAAACTAACATCTGTATATCTATATACAAAAGATAACAGTGATATATACAGTTTTGTTTCTTTGATACTCATGTGATTAAAGGGTTTATTGTGCTCTGTTAAATATATATTTAATTTATTAGTATATTCTTTTTTACCTATATTATATATAATATCTATTTCTTCCTCTGTAAATGTAAAGGAAAAAGATTTTACAGGGATTTTCTCTATTCCATCTTGTTTATTATATTCTTCTATTAGTTGCTGGATTTCCTTACTAAGTTTGTCTAGATGGGGAATTTTTTTATTATTTAATACTTTATAATCTGTTTTATGTCTGCGGATAATATTTAATAGTTTACTATTACTGCCTTTGCAACAGCATTCTATAAAATTATCATACTTTCCGTTGCTGTATGATAATACATCGCTCTTATAACCAATTCTTTCTATTTCTTCTAATGACTTTAAGCCTGAAAGTTTTTGAAGCATTGCTATAACAAGCCAGTTCGGATTGCCCTCTATATTAAAACCAATACCAAAGGTTAGTAAACCTGCATTATCTACATATAAATCATAATCTGTTGTTTTAGGGTCTGCTTCACAATGAAGGATAAATTTTTTCTCAAGCTCTTTATAATCATCTGTTGAAAGTTTTGTATAAATGCCCATTAGTTACCACCTGCCATATGCACTTATAAATAATAAGGTGATTAATTGCAGACCAGCATATTTATAATAAAGCGAACTAAATAAATCATTATTTAGATAGCACCTATCTACATCGCTTAGAGTATACATTCTATCCCACTCATAGCCCCGAAACATTCTTCTCTTATAAAAACATGGTGTCTTGACATGAAAATTATGAGTAAAGTAAAACTTTTGACCTGTCAGCTCTTCAACTTCTTTATAAGTATAGTACTCTTATGCTAATACAACTTAATGAATAAAATATATTTATAAAATATAGTATTAATTTGTATCAGTCTTGTTTTATATAAATGCCTAATTTGTCCTTATTATCGTTGCACTAAAGGGGTTTATTCTTGATATGTTTCCATCTATACACAATGCATTATTTAACTTTGGATTATATGATATTTCGTAATATTTAGTGCAATTATCTATTGTATCATAGTAAAATGTTTGAGGATATTTTACCAATGGATCATAATAAGATCCGTCCTCGTAATCATTTTTAATTAACCCTAAAAAATTATTTTTATATGCAATATAGGCAATAGTTTCATTTTGAAAAGAATCACACCTATAACTTTCTGTATCTTTGCAAAATTTTAAACAAAACTTATCGTCTTTAAAATCAGCATGACCTGTTATTGCTAAGTTAGATAAATTATCAAACAGACTTAACACTGTTTTCTCAGAAAGCTGTGGACCATAATCTATACCATCAATAGCATCACTATTATCAATAACAACAAAAAATAGTAGCAACCACATTGCAAGTGCTGGTGGAAACAGTATTAAAAAAAATACAATATTGAATATTATTTTTTTTCTATTTTTCATATATATCTCTACCTAATACAACATATATCCTCTATATGTTTCAATAAAAAAATTATATAAGGCAATATATGGCCATAATATATACCAAAGAAAGCCTTCCATAAAGAAAGGACCTACAATAATAAAGTAAAATACATCAGTTATCCCAGTAAAAACATATACACAATATGATAAAGATTGAAAAATTTTCTTTATTTTATTCATCTATACACTCCCATTTGTAAAAAGAATATTTAAAAAAATTATTATCAACTATATGTGATAACACAATACCAGCATTTATTGAGCGGCCTTGTATATAGTTATCATATAGAGAAAAACCTATTTTGATAGCAACTTTATCACATTGAGTATCACCTTGTGTGAAAGATCTATTAGACCATTTCTGATCCACATCTGCTCCATATAATAATGTGTTTTCACTAAATCTACAATATTTACCTATTACTCCAAAATGTATATTTGCCCATACATCATATGGGATTTCTTTATCTCTATATACATGATGATAACGCCTTGATAAGCCCATACTTGGAAACAAGGCTGATAACTGCCACTTATGGTCCCAAAAACTATCTGTTTTTACTGCTTCATAAAATAAAAAATATGGTTGAGCTGTTCCATATAACGGTATCATATCATAAAATGGATTTGAGAACCTTATAATATCTTGAGCAACACTGCTTTTTAAATTATTTTCAATTTCCCCTGCCATATAATTTGCTACATCAACAGCATCAAAGCCAAGTTGAATATATTTGCCTTGTTCTAATACTGCCCTTTCTATAAATGGACATAAGATAACTGCACATTCCTGCTCGCTATTATTTAGCACATAATAATAAATATTTTTATCTTTATTATATACAATACTTCCTTGATACCTATATTCTTTTAAATCGCATGCTTTTTTTACTTCACTATTAGATGCTGCTATAACACTCACATTACCTGTAACTTCTATTTTATCTGTGCTAAAGGATGCAAAATCTATATCTAATGGATTATTTTTATATTTATCTATTATTTCTTTGCAGGCTTCTTTTAACGATAATTCTTTCTCTTTCTTATTGTCATCTGTTTCTTTTACTTTTAAGGCTGTTGTAATGTTTATTTTTAACCATTTCAAACCTGCTATACCATATGAAAAATGATTAAAATTATTATCATAATTGTCGGCTTCTATTTTTATACCAAAAGTATATAGTTTTCTAATATTATCATCTTTTGGATTACCTTTCAAGCATAATTCTGGGTCTTTATTGTATAAATATTCTGCTTCATTTTCAACATTGATAACATACAATGACCTGCCATAATAGGATGTATATTTTTCTGATAAGTAAAGCTTATTAAATATCGGTTTTTTATCAGGAAAGATTATATAAAAATTATATCCTTTCAAACCTTTAAGAAATATTAATGATTTATTATATGATGCAGCTACTATTATTACCTCTTGATTTTGATGCAGCTGTTTTCTTTTTTCTTCATTAAATATACTGCTTGGTGTAAAATGAAAACAATCTCCTGTATTGATATATTCTATTTCTTTATAATTTAATATTTTATCTTTATCATACAGTATATTTAATTGATTGAGTGGTATAGTAAAATATCCCCATTGGATTTTATCTATATACTCTGAAGATGTATGAACATTAAAATGATGTTCACAGATAAAAAAATCATCTTTTGCAGATAACTCATCTATATTAACAAGTTCTATTTTATCTATAACATTATGAAACACATCCATTAAATTTATATTAAAAGTTCTTTCTGCTTTTTTATTTTTCCTGTCTGTCTTATTTATCAGCATAAAATCTAAACTTTTGCTGTTAGCTGCCTTTTTACTTGCAAAATCTGCCTTATTAAAAGAAAACAATACTTTCTGGTTACTGTTTGTTTCTTCTGGGTTATAATAAAAGGATGCTCTGCCATTGCTTATTTTGCTCTCAAATATTTCTCCTGTTTTATTTACATACATATAGTATAATCTATCATTTATATATTCTTCATTCAATGTTTCATCTAAACTTGTTAAGGTTATATCTAACTGATTAAAAATTTCATTTCATCTAACT
Proteins encoded in this window:
- a CDS encoding polymorphic toxin type 44 domain-containing protein — translated: MGIYTKLSTDDYKELEKKFILHCEADPKTTDYDLYVDNAGLLTFGIGFNIEGNPNWLVIAMLQKLSGLKSLEEIERIGYKSDVLSYSNGKYDNFIECCCKGSNSKLLNIIRRHKTDYKVLNNKKIPHLDKLSKEIQQLIEEYNKQDGIEKIPVKSFSFTFTEEEIDIIYNIGKKEYTNKLNIYLTEHNKPFNHMSIKETKLYISLLSFVYRYTDVSLRKCVNDFMHANRSRFLLWFTLRYNVLRFTKQYKRRLHESTLFGLIENQAVDTKKADIPATILDVFSYLNFFMASVDNTYLSYIKTNERCKIIDTKAVDDGLVLFNMQSRYDVIKNSLQTVDFIKDFFTDASYFKGQFLDNIIDFASHSTIFSIFTQFIKESFGEELKAKKGSEELFLLENIYVVECINKEKFLEVMSLKYSSLQAKCNVLLFLNSTSDIVNDISILQSKCPNVHFTIAVKAGYTYSFKVDKKSSSQTNIMLYSVKDGKYHPELLKDTFKAEKNSNEESRYEKNILLFSAEENNKLSGRLSNNANIFHITCETEEKIISKVKLYNFITDIYTGNIQVDMQGKEYEVSSDKSSGEFTVDVRLSILDEALKEEDINDKPYYMYVNKTGEIFESKISNGSASFYYNPEETNSNQKVLFSFNKADFASKKAANSKSLDFMLINKTDRKNKKAERTFNINLMDVFHNVIDKIELVNIDELSAKDDFFICEHHFNVHTSSEYIDKIQWGYFTIPLNKLNILYDKDKIVNYKEIEYINTGDCFHFTPSSIFNEEKRNQLHQNQEIVIVAAIYNKSLIFLKGFKGYNFYIIFPDKKPIFNKLQLSEKYTSYYGRSLYVINVENEAEYLYNKDPELCLKGNPKDDNIRKLYTFGIKIEADNYDNNFNHFSYGIAGLKWLKITIRTDLKSNYKKEDDNNREIWELSLKEACKEIIDKYKNNPLEIDFASFSTDKIEVTGNVSVIAASNSEVKKACDLKEYRYQGSIVYNEDKNTYYYVLNNSEQECAVILCPFIDNPVLEQGKYIQLGFDAVDVANYMAGEIENNLKSSVAQDIIRFSNPFYDMIPLYGTAQPYFLFYEAVKTDSFWDHKWQLSALFPSMGLSRRYHHVYRDKEIPYDVWSNIHFGVIGKYCRFSENTLLVGADIAQRISNRDDIKQLSNNMKDTLETIDNTKDIIQLIYNIKDIFKLMIPEGDSESDKSAIKLGFSLYNFYEQTNTIKADKILSYVISDNILMKQ
- a CDS encoding polymorphic toxin type 44 domain-containing protein, encoding MNEEYINDRLYYMYVNKTGEIFESKISNGRASFYYNPEETNSNQKVLFSFNKADFASKKAANSKSLDFMLINKTDRKNKKAERTFNINLMDVFHNVIDKIELVNIDELSAKDDFFICEHHFNVHTSSEYIDKIQWGYFTIPLNQLNILYDKDKILNYKEIEYINTGDCFHFTPSSIFNEEKRKQLHQNQEVIIVAASYNKSLIFLKGLKGYNFYIIFPDKKPIFNKLYLSEKYTSYYGRSLYVINVENEAEYLYNKDPELCLKGNPKDDNIRKLYTFGIKIEADNYDNNFNHFSYGIAGLKWLKINITTALKVKETDDNKKEKELSLKEACKEIIDKYKNNPLDIDFASFSTDKIEVTGNVSVIAASNSEVKKACDLKEYRYQGSIVYNKDKNIYYYVLNNSEQECAVILCPFIERAVLEQGKYIQLGFDAVDVANYMAGEIENNLKSSVAQDIIRFSNPFYDMIPLYGTAQPYFLFYEAVKTDSFWDHKWQLSALFPSMGLSRRYHHVYRDKEIPYDVWANIHFGVIGKYCRFSENTLLYGADVDQKWSNRSFTQGDTQCDKVAIKIGFSLYDNYIQGRSINAGIVLSHIVDNNFFKYSFYKWECIDE